The sequence below is a genomic window from bacterium.
GCTTGGCGTCAAGAATCGCAAAAAGATGTTGCAACCCGGTGAACATGGCATCTTAGCGGGTAACATGAAGCCGCGACAATGGCGGATTTGTTTCTCGGCCGGAGCAAAAAAATGAAGATAGTATTGAGCAAAGCTGCGAAGAGGTTGCTGCGCACGGCGCTGTTCGTGATTGCCGGCGCGACGCTTGGCGCGCTTTACTACTACACCGTCGGATGTCAGAACGGCGGAGCATGCCTTATCACAAGCAAGTGGTATGTCACGGCTGCTTACGGCGGGCTGGTAGGGCTTACCGCGTCGTTCATTTAGGCGTTTTGCTCACTTCCGCTTTCCGGTGGTGGAAGAATCCTGCGCATTGCCGGAAAAACCGTCTGTAGCCGTCATATCTCCCGGAAGTTTGCCGGTCGTCTTTACGGCCCGGCC
It includes:
- a CDS encoding YtxH domain-containing protein, encoding MKIVLSKAAKRLLRTALFVIAGATLGALYYYTVGCQNGGACLITSKWYVTAAYGGLVGLTASFI